A window of Daphnia pulicaria isolate SC F1-1A chromosome 4, SC_F0-13Bv2, whole genome shotgun sequence genomic DNA:
GTTTTATCATAGTTCCTGCAATTATTTGTTCTTTATTCGTTAGTCAAAAATTTCATAGAAGCATCGATTTACCTTGATGTTCCATTAACAAATTTTCTGTGATGATTTTCATTTCTGCCAATTCTTTTCGAGTCGCTATACAAAACCGGTTTTAACTTTTGGGTTTATAACTTCAATTTGGCAATATATAATAATGAAATACCATTTAGTTTTAGTGTTACATCATTGACAGCTTTGTCCGtcgtttcatttaaattaGCAGTCGTTTTCTCCAAgtcaattttggttttcaCCAACTCATTCCTAGTCCCTGTGTGTAATCAAATTCCCTGTCAAGTTACCCGtgtgaattcaaaaataattcagaaTAATACCTTCTATTTTCCTAGCCAAATCGATTTTCGTATTGGTTAAATCATTCTTCACGTTATTCAGTTCGGTGTCCGTTTTCCCAAGTTTTATCACAgtttctgcaattatttgttcATTATTCATTAGAAAATGTTTCGAAGAAAGATCAATTTACCTGCAAGTACCGTTGAAAAATTTCCGGTGATGATTTTTACTTCTGCCAATTCTTTATGAGTCActtaaaaaaagggttttatttacatttggtttatggtttcaaatttttcaatagagtAATAAAGTACCATTTAATTTTACGGTTAAATCGTCGACGGTTTTGGCCATCGTTTTCTCCAAGTCAATTTTGGTTTGCACCAACTCAATCCTAGTCCCTATGTGTAATAAAAACATATTTGCGTTGAATTTCCCGTCAAGTTTCCAGTGGCAATTTAACAGTTATTATGACAATTATTCTGCATACCTTCTAATTTATTAATCAAATCCATTCTCGTGTTGCTTAAATCACCCTTCACGTTAGTCAGTTCGGTATTCGTTTGCGTCAAGTTCATTACAGTCtctaaaattatttgtatCTATATAAATAGTTTCATAGTTAAACGTTTGTAGGCAAAACGATTGATTTACCTTTAAATTCCGTTGAGAAATTTCCGgcgatgttttttatttctgccaaTTCTTTTTGAGTCACTTCCAATTTATTAGCCAAATCGATTCTCGTGTCGGTAAAATCCCTTTTCACGCTATACAGTTCGGTATCCGTTTTCGCCAAGTCAATTTTGGTCTGCACCAACTCATTCTTTATCCCTTGTGTAACCACAAGGTTGAATTTCCTTTCGTGTTATCAGTGTAAATTTAACAATACCTTCTATTTTCCTAGCCAAATCGATTTTCGCATTGGTTAAATCATTCTTCACGTTATTCAGTTCGGTGTCCGTTTTCCCAAGTTTTATCACAGTTTCtgcaattattattttgttattcattAGAAAATGTTTCGAGGAAACatccagaaagaaaatttacctGCAAGTACCGTTGACAAATTTCCGGTGATGATTTTTACTTCTGCCAATTCTTTTTGagtcacttaaaaaaaagggttttatttacattttgtttatggtttcaaatttttcaatagagtAATAAAGTACCATTCAATTTTACGGTTAAATCGTCGACGGTTTTGGCCATCGTTTTCTCCAAGTCAATTTTGGTTTGCACCAACTCAATCCTAGTCCCTATGTGTAATAAAAACATATTAGCGTTGAATTTCCCGCCAAGTTTCCAGGCAATTCAACAGTTAATATGACAATCGAATTTCTGCATACCTTCTAATTTATTAATCAAATCCATTCTCGTGTTGCTTAAATCACCCTTCACGTTAATCAGTTCAGTATTGGTTTTCGCCAATTTCATAACGGTTGTTTTTAAGAGTTCTTTAGTTTCTGCAATGCGattacatttatttgtttaattataaaaaataaatttgtttaattaaaaaaaaattttaaaccttTTAGTTCGTCCTTTAGATTTTCCCATTCGTTAACGACATTGAATTCAGCGTGTTCCAGAAATTTGATTGGCGCCGACAGTTCGGCGTTCGTGTAACGGACAAGGACGTTGCGATCCTGAAACGATTGTTGAGATTCGCGATATTTGCTCAAATTTATTCTGGCCAGTTTCATGGGTTTGGGTACGAATTTCTCTCCATCCCAAAGGACGTGGTCTCTACTTTCTGGTAATAACTTTTTCACTTCTTCCTTCAAAATTTCGTTCCGAAGGGAACTATCAGATTCATTTGACattttctctgaaatttttgaaattattccgTCTGTGTCAGCCCAATTATTTGAGCTGTAATTGTGCTGGattctatttttattctcAGAATTTAGATTATTTTGCTCATCCAACTGGTTTTTTGCAAGTTGACATTTCTCGACTCGATTGCGGTTGAATTGGTCTTCATCCGttgattcaatttcatttacaCCTGCATTTTCCGATTGACTTACAGGTTGATATTCCTCCTCTTGCCTTGTCTCCACGTCTTCATCATTCGAAGTTAGCATTTCCATTAATTCCGAttgtctcttctctttttgaaacaaatccgccaatttctttttagtttccgTGCTGTCCAGTCTGTTGATGATTTCATTCAAAGCTTTCGTCACCTTGTCCGGCCGGTAATTTTCGTCATTCCAGAAAACAGAGTCCCACTTTTTGTCACATtgttctttgatagtcttccTGGACGTGACTAGCAAATCCTTTAAAATACTTAATATTTGAGACTCCGTGTCCGGAGTCACGACCTCGGAGTCGTCAAATGTATCCATTCGGATGTTGGTGGCCGTTTCCGTCAACATTTTCCTTTCGTCCTTGGCTGTCagaaaaatctcttttttctttttgaatttctgtaaaagagtagtgAACATTTGACCGGAAATGACGCTGTCGATGGTGATGGTCGTATGTTTGGTTTGGGACTTCTGCGATGACAAACTGTAAAGGAGTTTGAAATGGTCGAATTGTTCGGGATTAGATCGCATTTCACTGGCCAGTTCGTCGCAGACTTTCTGGTCATAACACGACAGAGAAAGCTTCAGGGTCTTGCTCCTGTCATAATTCGTCCATATTGGCGATAGCGAATAATCTGCTTTGGGTCTTTTGCTGGCAAGAATGACATTCTCCAACGGAATAATTTTCACGTTATCGGGTTGTAATTCTTTATCGACGGATTTGAACAGATGTTTCACAACTTCATTCTGGACTTTTTCGTTCCACATTTCAATGCGGAATCTCATCTCTGGTTGCTTCGTGACGTTGTTGTATACACTAACAGCGCTTTTGTGGTCCAAAAGCGCAATGGGAGAgtagaaatatttgttttcgcTGGGATTTGCCTTGTGATTATTGGCGTGTTCGTAAATATCAATGAGAAAGTTGCCGTACTCCATCGAACTTAAACCATCCAGTGAGATTTGGAGTTTCGCCCAAGAAGAGGAAACGCCAGGGCCGA
This region includes:
- the LOC124336700 gene encoding uncharacterized protein LOC124336700, whose protein sequence is MCNWNTNLYPSRFKMAKIPMRSILTIFWAFATCCNCQSIGPGVSSSWAKLQISLDGLSSMEYGNFLIDIYEHANNHKANPSENKYFYSPIALLDHKSAVSVYNNVTKQPEMRFRIEMWNEKVQNEVVKHLFKSVDKELQPDNVKIIPLENVILASKRPKADYSLSPIWTNYDRSKTLKLSLSCYDQKVCDELASEMRSNPEQFDHFKLLYSLSSQKSQTKHTTITIDSVISGQMFTTLLQKFKKKKEIFLTAKDERKMLTETATNIRMDTFDDSEVVTPDTESQILSILKDLLVTSRKTIKEQCDKKWDSVFWNDENYRPDKVTKALNEIINRLDSTETKKKLADLFQKEKRQSELMEMLTSNDEDVETRQEEEYQPVSQSENAGVNEIESTDEDQFNRNRVEKCQLAKNQLDEQNNLNSENKNRIQHNYSSNNWADTDGIISKISEKMSNESDSSLRNEILKEEVKKLLPESRDHVLWDGEKFVPKPMKLARINLSKYRESQQSFQDRNVLVRYTNAELSAPIKFLEHAEFNVVNEWENLKDELKETKELLKTTVMKLAKTNTELINVKGDLSNTRMDLINKLEGTRIELVQTKIDLEKTMAKTVDDLTVKLNVTQKELAEVKIITGNLSTVLAETVMNLTQTNTELTNVKGDLSNTRMDLINKLEGTRIELVQTKIDLEKTMAKTVDDLTVKLNVTHKELAEVKIITGNFSTVLAETVIKLGKTDTELNNVKNDLTNTKIDLARKIEGTRNELVKTKIDLEKTTANLNETTDKAVNDVTLKLNATRKELAEMKIITENLLMEHQGTMIKLAKTGTELSNVKSNLTDTKIKLASKIEATQKELAEMKIITENLLTEHQGTVINLAKTDTELNNVKSYLTDARMDLASKLEGTKKELVQTKIDLAKTDNELYNVKRDFTDTRIDSANKLEVTQKELAEIKIIAGNFSTELKETVMNLTQTNTELTNVKSDLTNTRSDFAVKLEELPEIKMSVGNLALELKVSKQELTRLKIELEKKETKEELMKTRSDIRKTFSEMSTNLNANSQRLSHELKTTEDKLRNELRATSSKLETTTTNLASARSELSSTKSIIADLTTKLNARGGEIIDSGIMPTSCWDLMRMGQKISGFFLVKGAKKMETVYCNFYSNGNDKQKWIGYADVKSAPVHFYVQRNSSFDTTNTPISFSSARVNEGNAMSLPTGKFTTPRTGTYFFFFTGVATFPVSAGHVQLGLYLNGGQIGKGVIEKSNVLLRQWSLLSLQSTLYLTSGDRVWVQIDSLASGVILYGNSDHLTHFTGFMLEEEIVTSF